TTGTCGCTGGTGGTGCTGCTCGGCAGCGAGCGAGCGTGGGTGGTGGCGGCAGCGGTGTGCGGCGCGGCTGCGACGCTCGGAAGGGGGGCCGTCACCGCCCGGGCTGGGAAGGCCCTCACCCCCCGACCCCCTCACCCTGTGCGCGGGAGAGGGGGAGCCAGCTCCCCCTCTCCCGCGCACAGGGAGAGGGGGTCGGGGGGTGAGGGCCTTCCCCTGGCCTCCCGCATTGGCTGGGCGGCTGCCGCCCTCCTGATCCTGGCGGCCGGTCTGCTGCTCGCCACCGAATTCGTCCTGAGCTTCTTCGCCGGCATCAACGTCGGCGACAGCCTGACCCACTACATGCCGCGCTCGGTGCGGTTCGTCCAGTACGGCACGTTCGGCCTCAACGACGCGAACTACTACGAGTTCATGCAGTACTTCCACCAGACGGTGGTGGCGGTCCAGCTGCTGTTCCTGCGGACGGACGTACTGGTCAACCCGTTCTCGTTCCTGGCTGCCAGCGCCACTACCGTCGTCGTCTACGCCCTGGCCCGCGGCCTCGGCTGGCCGAAGCCCTACCCGGTGTTCGCTGCCTTGACGCCGCTGGCGATGCCGATGCTGCTGCTGCACACCACCACCAGCAACTTCGACACGTTCATCGCGCTCTGGATCGTCTCGGCGCTCTACTTCCTGCGGCGCGGCTTTGCGCTGAGCCAGCGCGGCTGGCTGCTGGCGGCGGCCACGGCCACGGCGCTGGCGTTCGCCACCAAGCCGACCGTCTGGTTCGTGATGCCGGGCCTGGGGCTGGTCTGGCTGGCGACGCTCGGGCGGGCTGCCGTGCGCCGCCGCCTGCCGCGTGCCATCCCGACGTTCGCCGCCTGCGCCGTCATCTTCGTGCTCGTCGGGATGCCGTTCCTTCTGCGGAACATGGTCTCTCGTGGATACGTCATCGCGCCGCCGCAGTGGCAGGAGTTCCAGCTCGGCCAGCGCGACGGCACGGCGACCGGACCGCTGCACCGCCTCCGCCTGCTGGAGTTCAACACGCTGGCCCTTGGCCTCCAGGTGCTGACACCGCCGTCCTTGCTGCCAGATCGCTTCGAGGACGGTCTGGACCCGTGGTTCACCCGCCAGGCCCAGGCGCTCGGGTTCCGCCTGCCGGACGCCTCGATCACCGTCCACACCGACTGGCCCGGACTGATCCGGCACGTCTCGCATCGCTACGACAGCAACCACACGGGGTTGGGGGCGTCGTTCCTGCTGGTGACGCTGCCGTCGCTGGTGGCCCTGCCCTTCGCGCGGCGTCGGCTCGGCGTGCGCTGGTGGTACGCCATCGGGCTGGCCATCGTCGGGCTGAGCTACTTTGTCGCGCTGAACACCGTCAGCATCTATTCTGTCAATAACATCCGCTACCTGATCGAGATGGTGGCCGTGTTGGCGGCGCTCGGCCCGACCCTCTTCGTG
The Chloroflexota bacterium genome window above contains:
- a CDS encoding glycosyltransferase family 39 protein, which codes for MTRLTAPLLHRELAIPLGLLLASGVLALLLDLPMFGFAVVVGGFGLAGHGLASPIVPARTRLDLFLASLTFGFATFATAAEVLSLVVLLGSERAWVVAAAVCGAAATLGRGAVTARAGKALTPRPPHPVRGRGGASSPSPAHRERGSGGEGLPLASRIGWAAAALLILAAGLLLATEFVLSFFAGINVGDSLTHYMPRSVRFVQYGTFGLNDANYYEFMQYFHQTVVAVQLLFLRTDVLVNPFSFLAASATTVVVYALARGLGWPKPYPVFAALTPLAMPMLLLHTTTSNFDTFIALWIVSALYFLRRGFALSQRGWLLAAATATALAFATKPTVWFVMPGLGLVWLATLGRAAVRRRLPRAIPTFAACAVIFVLVGMPFLLRNMVSRGYVIAPPQWQEFQLGQRDGTATGPLHRLRLLEFNTLALGLQVLTPPSLLPDRFEDGLDPWFTRQAQALGFRLPDASITVHTDWPGLIRHVSHRYDSNHTGLGASFLLVTLPSLVALPFARRRLGVRWWYAIGLAIVGLSYFVALNTVSIYSVNNIRYLIEMVAVLAALGPTLFVLLPTRLGAALALVVGAILVGEMQDVVQHNKQAPPDLVLRVPRPEQYFVFNGNPPTPARAAAVLDQKYPPDEIPDVYVEDTGVPNFPDYTVLGPSLLRRTHYQRTPASAAELRGPFLTRERALVEKLTVGGQALADQLSADVWLVLPNDRPRVLFWPSRAPSGDLVLKLQASMPPGQFADPRYAFSLRTVRGEERLRGFEPSPTLDVPFDVAGRGTIQVEIRDGENTRRIERVRIERPRYMGL